In the genome of Aspergillus luchuensis IFO 4308 DNA, chromosome 2, nearly complete sequence, one region contains:
- the ARO8_1 gene encoding aminotransferase-like domain-containing protein (COG:E;~EggNog:ENOG410PIX0;~InterPro:IPR004839,IPR015424,IPR015421;~PFAM:PF00155;~go_function: GO:0003824 - catalytic activity [Evidence IEA];~go_function: GO:0030170 - pyridoxal phosphate binding [Evidence IEA];~go_process: GO:0009058 - biosynthetic process [Evidence IEA]), translating into MSPPVAVDNDSNNVGSVAATGPLTVDAIPALRAKSAKVPTGVAPATNSDMFKSPHCFTKPQSKRWDHIFSVESKSRKSSTLKGAARYLKNPGLISLGGGLPSPEYFPIEQLSVKVPNAPNFSPEAIQNSGALLTANKGDVRTGKSLFDLEVALNYGQASGTPQLLRFVTEHTELIHNPPYADWQCCLTAGSTYAWDTILRMLCNRGDYILMEEYTFASAQETALPLGLKVAPIRMDGEGLLPESLDEVLSNWDEAARGGPKPYVLYTIPTGQNPTGATQSAERRKAVYKVAQKHDVYIVEDEPYYFLQMQPYAGADSEPVPPPATHEDFLKSLVPSYLSLDVDGRVLRIESFSKVLSPGSRAGWIVAADQVVERFIRNCETSAQNPSGISQLIFYKLLDEHWGHSGYIDWLINLRMQYTGRRDTMMHACEQYLPREIAQWIPPAAGMFHWIEVDWKKHPGLASGKTRESIEEEVFLAAIDNGVLVSRGSWFKASGVNEEKMFFRATFAAASSEGITEAIRRFGDSLRVQFGL; encoded by the exons ATGAGCCCTCCCGTCGCTGTGGACAATGACTCAAACAACGTGGGCTCGGTTGCCGCAACCGGCCCATTGACGGTCGATGCCATCCCTGCCCTGAGAGCCAAGAGCGCAAAGGTTCCCACCGGTGTTGCTCCTGCTACGAACAGTGATATGTTCAAGAGCCCT CACTGCTTCACCAAGCCTCAATCGAAACGCTGGGATC ATATTTTCTCCGTCGAATCCAAGTCCCGGAAG AGTTCAACCTTGAAGGGTGCTGCGCGGTACCTGAAGAACCCCGGATTGATCTCTCTGGGTGGCGGCCTTCCCTCTCCGGAATACTTTCCCATTGAGCAGCTCTCCGTCAAGGTCCCCAACGCCCCTAATTTCTCCCCGGAGGCTATTCAGAATTCCGGTGCTCTTCTGACCGCGAATAAGGGTGACGTGCGCACCGGAAAAAGTCTTTTCG ACTTGGAGGTTGCCCTTAACTATGGCCAGGCTTCGGGAACTCCCCAGTTGCTTAGGTTCGTGACGGAACACACCGAA CTCATTCACAACCCTCCCTATGCCGATTGGCAATGCTGCTTGACCGCAGGTAGCACGTATGCGTGGGACACGATCCTCCGCATGCTTTGCAACCGCGGGGACTACATCTTGATGGAAGAGTACACTTTTGCGAGTGCCCAGGAGACTGCGCTTCCGCTGGGACTGAAGGTGGCGCCGATCAgaatggatggggagggtcTCTTGCCCGAGTCCCTTGATGAGGTTCTGAGCAACTGGGATGAAGCCGCCCGGGGTGGTCCCAAGCCTTACGTGCTGTACACCATCCCCACTGGTCAGAACCCAACGGGTGCTACTCAGTCTGCGGAACGGCGTAAGGCTGTGTACAAGGTCGCCCAGAAGCACGACGTGTACATCGTGGAGGATGAGCCGTACTACTTCTTGCAGATGCAGCCCTACGCTGGTGCTGACAGCGAGCCCGTCCCGCCCCCTGCGACCCACGAAGACTTCCTTAAGTCCCTTGTGCCATCCTACCTGAGCCTCGATGTCGACGGACGTGTCCTTCGCATCGAGTCATTCTCCAAGGTCCTTTCTCCTGGATCTCGTGCTGGCTGGATTGTCGCTGCGGATCAGGTTGTGGAACGATTCATCCGGAACTGCGAGACCTCGGCCCAGAACCCTAGCGGTATCTCTCAGTTGATTTTCTACAAGCTTCTCGACGAGCACTGGGGTCACTCTGGATACATTGACTGGCTGATCAACCTGCGCATGCAGTACACTGGCCGCCGTGATACGATGATGCATGCTTGTGAACAGTACCTACCTCGCGAAATTGCTCAGTGGATTCCCCCTGCAGCAGGCATGTTT CACTGGATCGAGGTCGATTGGAAGAAGCACCCTGGCTTGGCTTCCGGCAAGACTCGTGAGTCcattgaagaggaagtgTTCCTCGCTGCCATTGATAACGGCGTCCTTGTCTCTCGTGGCAGCTGGTTCAAGGCATCTGGAGtcaacgaggagaagatgttcTTCCGTGCTACGTTTGCTGCTGCCAGCTCGGAGGGCATCACTGAAGCGATTCGGCGGTTCGGTGATTCTCTGAGAGTCCAGTTCGGTTTGTAG
- a CDS encoding putative serine/threonine protein kinase (COG:T;~EggNog:ENOG410PHC2;~InterPro:IPR017441,IPR008271,IPR000719,IPR011009;~PFAM:PF07714,PF00069;~go_function: GO:0004672 - protein kinase activity [Evidence IEA];~go_function: GO:0005524 - ATP binding [Evidence IEA];~go_process: GO:0006468 - protein phosphorylation [Evidence IEA]) produces the protein MDPSRGSRFLDPAVAALSKHKAEAIKLAREQGVAVREMCRRAKTNTPPYEFEELIGKGSYGRVYKGHQLPSSKVVAIKVMDIDSVDYQTVRDFRDESIKDFIHEIRVMKQVKDAGARNINELIEAISIHSQLWLVCEYCPGGSVRTLMRATGDRLEEKFIIPIARELAAGLRAIHDAGVIHRDIKAANILIHEEGRLQICDFGVAGVLQSQMDKRSTWIGTPHWMPPEMFATRGEAHKYGSEIDVWAYGCTLFEFATGNPPNSNLRERMQIGRQITRNTPKLDTDKYSDGLKSIVSFALESNPVTRPGMADILTHPYVADTEDAYPTASLSELVRIYYQWSQRGGQRISLFHPGGAAAAEIPGKKQDYEEDWNFSTTDGFERRFSVIDLDQLAASLAEMEDQISPTTVPSSDHESSEDGSDKDMTPEDKANFDERVRRGAAAMEGLFDEDKPSYKYETKNDFVPIEPKAPTSDLPLRTDTDRSSVTSTFIDIDIGSFDSSHYAAGATSAQPFQLADADTIRANRTSGRQHRNSVEGRSRSSSSGVSSNRGSEDMTFQPQTGPRPPTMDWKFPVFMQPPTEEAEPASPPEPETKPAEPDTSDKRATMEWTFPVMTAPANDGGASSDSFTDTSQYDTLKAPIVESQPSATVRRSSIGEPGDSRPSTSRSGESNGSETDYDPFRFDRPSTPPSQAPADPKSPEYPQLLNTFKYPNYDQSIIMDGPGPDEEEETDDVWQKPSENTDDPSLSEPFPTAIPTKSIDLSLPFVPSASSSVSDSLPTARTNFPSLTTDDGEPILFPELPLPQLELFMAGANDHAIAGELDRLLESFIDSLNSTGQALSRVKLGPEVKEEVKPEAE, from the exons ATGGATCCCTCACGTGGATCGCGCTTTTTGGACCCGGCGGTGGCTGCCCTCTCCAAGCATAAGGCCGAAGCCATAAAGCTTGCTCGTGAACAGGGTGTTGCTGTCCGAGAAATGTGCCGCAGAGCCAAAACAAACACACCCCCTTATGAATTCGAGGAGTTGATCGGAAAGGGATCATACGGACGCGTCTACAAAGGCCACCAGCTTCCCTCCAGTAAGGTCGTTGCCATCAAGGTGATGGATATCGATTCTGTGGACTATCAAACTGTTCGTGACTTCAGAGATGAGTCAATCAAGGACTTTATCCACGAAATTAGGGTGATGAAGCAGGTCAAGGACGCGGGTGCGAGGAACATCAACGAACTAATCGAGGCaatctccatccactcccaacTATGGCTGGTTTGCGAATACTGCCCTGGTGGTAGTGTTAGAACCTTG ATGCGAGCGACCGGCGACCGGCTTGAGGAAAAGTTTATCATCCCTATCGCTCGGGAGCTTGCTGCTGGGTTACGCGCCATTCATGATGCCGGCGTCATCCACAGAGATATCAAAG CTGCCAATATCTTGATCCACGAGGAGGGAAGGCTGCAAATTTGTGACTTTGGTGTCGCCGGAGTGCTTCAATCTCAGATGGACAAGCGGTCCACTTGGATTGGGACACCACACTGGATGCCGCCCGAGATGTTTGCGACTCGCGGTGAAGCCCACAAGTACGGTAGTGAG ATTGATGTTTGGGCCTACGGTTGTACCCTGTTTGAATTTGCCACGGGCAATCCCCCTAACTCGAATCTTCGCGAACGTATGCAGATCGGCAGACAGATCACTCGCAACACTCCGAAGCTGGACACCGATAAATATAGCGACGGTCTTAAGAGCATCGTTTCATTTGCCCTGGAATCCAACCCGGTCACTCGCCCTGGTATGGCAGATATATTGACACACCCTTACGTTGCTGATACTGAGGACGCATATCCTACTGCGTCCCTCAGCGAGCTGGTCCGCATCTATTATCAATGGTCACAGCGTGGTGGTCAGCgcatttctctcttccaccctggaggtgctgctgctgcagaaaTCCCCGGCAAGAAACAAGATTATGAAGAGGACTGGAACTTTAGTACGACAGATGGTTTCGAGCGTCGCTTCTCAGTTATTGATCTTGACCAACTGGCCGCCTCTCtggcggagatggaagatCAAATTAGTCCAACCACGGTGCCTAGCTCGGATCATGAATCATCTGAGGACGGATCGGACAAGGACATGACGCCGGAGGACAAAGCAAACTTTGACGAGCGTGTGCGTCGGGGAGCTGCGGCGATGGAGGGTCTCTTCGATGAAGACAAGCCAAGCTACAAGTATGAAACCAAGAATGACTTCGTCCCAATCGAGCCAAAAGCCCCTACGTCGGATCTTCCGCTTCGCACTGATACCGATCGATCATCAGTCACCTCGACATTTATTGATATTGACATTGGCTCCTTTGATTCTTCACACTATGCTGCCGGAGCAACCTCAGCCCAGCCATTTCAACTTGCCGATGCGGATACTATTCGAGCGAATCGGACGAGTGGACGTCAGCACCGGAACTCTGTTGAAGGCCGTTCGCGTTCGTCCAGCAGCGGTGTGAGTAGCAACCGGGGCTCCGAAGATATGACATTCCAGCCCCAGACTGGGCCTCGTCCTCCTACAATGGACTGGAAGTTTCCTGTGTTCATGCAACCTCCAACGGAGGAGGctgagccagccagcccaccagaaccagagaCAAAGCCGGCTGAGCCCGACACATCCGATAAACGAGCAACTATGGAATGGACATTCCCCGTCATGACAGCTCCGGCAAATGATGGGGGCGCCAGCAGCGACAGCTTTACGGATACTAGCCAGTATGATACACTGAAGGCACCGATTGTGGAGAGCCAACCTTCAGCCACAGTCCGGCGCTCTAGTATTGGTGAGCCCGGGGACTCCCGGCCATCTACGTCTCGATCCGGCGAGTCCAATGGATCTGAGACTGACTATGACCCCTTTCGCTTTGATCGACCTTCCACACCACCCAGTCAGGCGCCCGCGGACCCAAAAAGTCCTGAATATCCCCAGTTGCTGAATACGTTCAAGTATCCTAACTACGACCAGTCCATCATTATGGACGGCCCTGgtccagatgaagaagaggagacggATGACGTTTGGCAGAAGCCTTCTGAGAACACGGACGATCCCTCTTTGTCTGAACCCTTCCCGACCGCAATCCCCACCAAAAGCATCGACCTCAGCCTCCCCTTCGTCCCGTCTGCTAGTTCCTCCGTATCGGACTCTTTGCCTACGGCTCGGACCAATTTTCCTTCGCTCACCACTGACGATGGAGAGCCGATCCTGTTCCCCGAGCTCCCTCTGCCTCAGCTTGAGCTCTTCATGGCTGGTGCGAACGACCACGCGATAGCTGGGGAGTTGGATCGACTGTTAGAAAGCTTCATTGACTCGTTGAATTCCACCGGACAGGCTTTATCTAGAGTCAAACTTGGTCCGGAGGTGAAAGAGGAGGTCAAACCAGAGGCTGAGTAG
- a CDS encoding uncharacterized protein (COG:S;~EggNog:ENOG410PY0V), which produces MAVSYEGMGLAAHQFSGQKLPLLQAAVEWFGVCGGVLEEVQGGWDGGSGVLMCEEDGDPFVEYHRRPDYDYGGGDGGKLDEEEEEMLFSGESDNSFDYTNTTISTYSEVSFFDEGGEGIEDGDERGLVPSPLKVRKVSGESVGGSSSLQGSEGEGHAMGVAKAGVGVSLPLPLRIAAPTTSASICTGPKKETNTTIDFLRQQVTSSITTLHRMITDVAEMQYARRMSKGMRRSGSFWSFSPVKEKHVADGDDIGSGKSSFGVKESIEQRIARLRRDGWQTVGIRGQRSGWKGEGYYREYCGRVLDELYLGRS; this is translated from the exons ATGGCTGTTTCATATGAAGGGATGGGTCTTGCGGCCCATCAGTTCTCCGGTCAGAAATTGCCTCTTTTGCAGGCTGCTGTGGAGTGGTTTGGGGTTTGTGGGGGTGTCCTGGAGGAGGTGCAGGGTGGCTGGGATGGTGGCAGTGGGGTGCTGATGtgtgaggaagatggtgatCCGTTTGTGGAGTACCATCGTCGTCCTGATTATGATTatggtgggggagatggtgggaaattggatgaggaagaggaagagatgctATTCTCGGGGGAGAGTGACAATAGCTTCGATTATACCAACACCACTATCTCGACGTATAGTGAGGTGTCGTTTTTCgatgaaggtggagagggaattgaggatggggatgagcGTGGTCTTGTTCCTTCGCCATTGAAGGTGCGGAAGGTGTCTGGGGAGTCGGTTGGAGGGAGTAGCTCTCTGCAGGGTTCCGAGGGTGAGGGCCATGCTATGGGTGTGGCTAAGGCAGGAGTTGGGGTGTCGTTGCCATTGCCGTTGAGGATTGCTGCCCCCACTACTTCTGCGTCTATCTGTACAGGTCCCAAGAAGGAA ACCAACACAACAATCGATTTCCTCCGTCAGCAGGTCACGTCCAGTATCACCACGCTGCATAGAATGATCACGGACGTGGCTGAGATGCAGTATGCACGGCGCATGTCCAAGGGAATGCGACGCTCTGGATCCTTTTGGAGCTTTAGTCCGGTCAAGGAGAAGCATGTTGCTGACGGCGATGACATTGGAAGCGGAAAGTCTTCGTTTGGGGTCAAGGAGAGTATAGAGCAACGAATTGCGAGATTGcgaagggatggatggcagACAGTGGGAATCCGGGGACAGAGAAGTGgatggaagggggagggcTATTATCGGGAGTATTGTGGGCGAGTGTTGGATGAATTGTATTTGGGAAGATCTTGA
- a CDS encoding serine/threonine-protein kinase (COG:T;~EggNog:ENOG410PJ6N;~InterPro:IPR017441,IPR008271,IPR000719,IPR011009;~PFAM:PF07714,PF00069;~go_function: GO:0004672 - protein kinase activity [Evidence IEA];~go_function: GO:0005524 - ATP binding [Evidence IEA];~go_process: GO:0006468 - protein phosphorylation [Evidence IEA]): MSFHNMLNKLSGQPESYEKKSHYKFGRTLGAGTYGIVREADSSKGKVAIKIILKKNVRGNERMVYDELEMLQALDHPNIVHFVDWFESKDKFYIVTQLATGGELFDRICEYGKFTEKDASQTIRQVLGAVHYLHERNIVHRDLKPENLLYLGPDPHSPLVLADFGIAKMLDSPSEVLTSMAGSFGYAAPEVMLKQGHGKAVDMWSLGVITYTLLCGYSPFRSENLSDLIEECRSGKIIFHERYWRDVSQDAKDFILTLLQPDPSKRVTSDEALKHTWLTGESASDRDLLPEIRAYIARSRLRRGIEIIKLANRIEALKMQEDDEDIPSPVEMAEKASGTTPFPQLSPNGKSDSAPAEGEATGTKKRSLSKIARGAIFREVVLAKVREVKENEEREKVEREARERTTHA, from the exons ATGAGTT TCCATAATATGCTCAACAAGCTGTCGGGACAGCCCGAAAGCTACGAGAAAAA GTCCCACTACAAGTTCGGACGCACACTCGGCGCTGGTACGTACGGTATCGTTCGTGAGGCCGACAGCAGCAAGGGAAAGGTcgccatcaagatcatcctgaagaagaatgtcCGGGGCAACGAACGCATGGTCTACGATGAACTAGAGATGCTTCAGGCTCTCGACCATCCCAACATTGTCCATTTCGTCGATTGGTTCGAATCGAAG GATAAATTCTACATTGTCACACAGCTGGCCACTGGTGGTGAGCTGTTCGACCGGATTTGCGAGTACGGCAAGTTCACCGAAAAGGATGCCTCTCAGACCATTCGCCAGGTGCTGGGCGCCGTTCACTACCTGCACGAACGCAATATCGTTCACCGAG ACCTGAAACCCGAAAACCTTCTCTACCTTGGTCCCGACCCCCATTCCCCTCTGGTCCTCGCAGATTTCGGTATTGCCAAGATGCTGGATAGCCCGAGCGAGGTCCTGACCAGCATGGCGGGCTCCTTCGGCTACGCCGCCCCAGAGGTCATGCTCAAGCAGGGTCACGGTAAGGCCGTCGATATGTGGTCCCTCGGTGTCATCACCTACACCCTGCTTTGCGGTTACTCCCCCTTCCGCTCCGAGAACCTGTCCGACTTGATTGAAGAGTGCCGGAGCGGAAAGATCATCTTCCACGAGCGCTACTGGCGCGATGTTTCCCAGGACGCCAAGgacttcatcctcaccctgTTGCAGCCCGATCCTTCCAAGCGTGTCACATCCGATGAGGCCTTGAAGCACACCTGGTTGACCGGTGAATCGGCCAGCGACCGCGACTTGCTGCCCGAGATCCGTGCCTACATTGCCCGCTCTCGTCTTCGCCGAGGCATCGAAATCATCAAGCTGGCGAACCGCATTGAGGCCCTCAAGATgcaggaagacgatgaggacATCCCCAGCCCGGTGGAAATGGCAGAGAAGGCATCTGGCACGACGCCCTTCCCTCAACTCTCGCCCAATGGCAAGTCCGATTCCGCGCCAGCGGAGGGCGAGGCGACCGGCACGAAGAAGCGCAGTCTGAGCAAGATCGCCCGCGGCGCCATCTTCCGTGAAGTTGTGCTCGCGAAGGTCCgtgaggtgaaggagaacgAAGAGCGCGAGAAGGTTGAGCGCGAAGCTCGTGAGCGGACCACCCATGCATGA
- a CDS encoding ubiquitin-conjugating enzyme E2 (COG:O;~EggNog:ENOG410PP17;~InterPro:IPR016135,IPR000608;~PFAM:PF00179,PF14461) — MAPFPQKKSTNPLPPQMKDHLPPGITIVKSDNLEEWQMDIKVLDSNPLYQNETYRLKFTFSNKYPIEPPEVQFIECPPTSDHPRPIPIHPHIYSNGIICLDLLSSAGWSPVQTVESVCMSIQSMLTANSRNERPPGDSDFVSYNRRRPRDINFHYDDDNV; from the exons ATGGCGCCATTCCCTCAAAAAAAATCAACtaaccccctcccaccacagATGAAAGACCACCTTCCCCCCGGGATCACAATCGTCAAGTCCGACAACCTCGAGGAATGGCAAATGGACATCAAAGTCCTCGACTCCAACCCACTCTACCAGAACGAGACATACCGACTCAAATTCACCTTCAGCAATAAGTACCCAATCG AACCCCCCGAAGTCCAATTCATCGAATGCCCACCCACCTCTGACCACCCCCGTCCCATCCCCATTCACCCACACATCTACAGCAACGGCATAATATGTCTCGATTTGCTCAGCTCGGCAGGCTGGTCACCCGTACAGACGGTCGAGAGCGTCTGCATGAGTATTCAAAGCATGTTGACGGCGAATTCGCGCAATGAGCGACCTCCCGGTGATAGTGACTTTGTGTCGTATAATCGGAGGAGACCTAGGGATATCAATTTccattatgatgatgataatgtaTAG
- the NUO49 gene encoding NADH-quinone oxidoreductase subunit D (COG:C;~EggNog:ENOG410PJIG;~InterPro:IPR001135,IPR014029,IPR022885,IPR038290, IPR029014;~PFAM:PF00346;~go_function: GO:0016651 - oxidoreductase activity, acting on NAD(P)H [Evidence IEA];~go_function: GO:0048038 - quinone binding [Evidence IEA];~go_function: GO:0051287 - NAD binding [Evidence IEA];~go_process: GO:0055114 - oxidation-reduction process [Evidence IEA]), producing MAASFTRLAGSAPKRLCLRPSSFSRNTAIPRSRTISTSLPRRYAEPTSYQATRLIPADPTFTSLANKEGPSEADVGAALESEDTGAGRKIRHYTVNFGPQHPAAHGVLRLILELNGEEIVRADPHVGLLHRGTEKLIEYKSYMQALPYFDRLDYVSMMTNEQCFSLAVEKLLNVEIPERAKYIRTLFGEMTRILNHLMSVLSHAMDVGALTPFLWGFEEREKLMEFYERVSGARLHAAYVRPGGVSQDLPLGLLDDIYQWATQFGDRIDETEELLTDNRIWKARTQGVGVVKAADALNMSFTGVMLRGSGVPWDIRKSQPYDAYDKVEFDVPVGVNGDCYDRYLCRMEEFRQSLRIIHQCLNQMPAGPVRVEDYKISPPPRAAMKENMEALIHHFLLFTKGYAVPPGETYSAIEAPKGEMGVFLVSDGSERPYRCKIRAPGFAHLGGFDQVSRGHLLADAVAIIGTMDLVFGEVDR from the exons ATGGCTGCTTCCTTCACTCGCCTGGCGGGCAGCGCGCCCAAAAGGCTCTGCCTCCGCCcctcgagcttctccagaaACACTGCTATCCCCAGATCCCGGACGATTTCGACGTCGCTGCCTCGCCGGTATGCAGAACCCACCAGCTACCAGGCCACCCGCCTCATCCCGGCCGACCCGACCTTCACATCTCTGGCCAACAAGGAGGGCCCTTCGGAGGCTGATGTGGGCGCCGCCCTCGAATCCGAGGACACTGGAGCCGGCCGCAAGATCCGCCATTACACCGTCAACTTTGGTCCTCAGCACCCTGCCGCTCACGGTGTGTTGCGTTTGATTCTGGAGCTCAATGGTGAAGAGATCGTCCGCGCCGATCCCCACGTCGGTCTGCTTCACCGTGGTACCGAGAAGTTGATCGAATACAAGTCCTACATGCAAGCCCTGCCATACTTCGACCGATTGGATTACGTCTCCATGATGACCAACGAGCAGTGCTTCTCCCTGGCTgttgagaagctgctgaacgTTGAGATCCCCGAGAGAGCCAAGTACATCCGCACACTGTTCGGTGAGATGACACGCATTCTGAACCACCTCATGTCCGTCCTTTCCCACGCGATGGATGTTGGTGCTTTGACACCTTTCCTGTGGGGTTTCGAGGAACGTGAGAAGCTCATG GAATTCTACGAGCGTGTCTCCGGTGCCCGTCTCCACGCTGCCTACGTCCGCCCTGGTGGTGTGTCCCAAGATCTGCCCCTTGGTCTCCTCGACGATATCTACCAGTGGGCTACTCAGTTCGGTGACCGCATTGACGAGACCGAGGAACTGCTCACGGATAACCGTATCTGGAAGGCCAGAACCcagggtgttggtgttgtcaaGGCTGCCGATGCCCTCAACATGAGTTTCACCGGTGTCATGCTGCGTGGTTCCGGTGTCCCCTGGGATATCCGTAAGTCCCAGCCTTACGATGCCTACGACAAGGTTGAGTTCGACGTGCCCGTCGGTGTCAACGGTGACTGCTACGACCGTTACCTCTGCCGTATGGAGGAATTCCGCCAGTCCCTgcgcatcatccaccagtGCCTGAACCAGATGCCCGCTGGTCCCGTCCGTGTTGAGGACTACAAgatctccccccctccccgtgCGGCCATGAAGGAGAACATGGAGGCTCTGATCCACCACTTCCTTCTGTTCACCAAGGGTTACGCCGTTCCCCCGGGTGAGACCTACTCCGCCATTGAGGCTCCCAAGGGTGAGATGGGTGTGTTCCTTGTCAGTGACGGTAGCGAGAGACCCTACCGCTGCAAGATCCGTGCTCCTGGATTTGCTCACTTGGGTGGTTTCGACCAAGTGTCTCGCGGCCACCTTCTGGCCGATGCTGTCGCTATTATCG GAACGATGGATCTTGTGTTCGGTGAGGTTGACCGGTAG
- the RPC40 gene encoding DNA-directed RNA polymerase core subunit RPC40 (BUSCO:EOG09263CLY;~COG:K;~EggNog:ENOG410PI11;~InterPro:IPR036603,IPR001514,IPR011262,IPR011263, IPR036643,IPR033901;~PFAM:PF01193,PF01000;~go_function: GO:0001054 - RNA polymerase I activity [Evidence IEA];~go_function: GO:0001056 - RNA polymerase III activity [Evidence IEA];~go_function: GO:0003677 - DNA binding [Evidence IEA];~go_function: GO:0003899 - DNA-directed 5'-3' RNA polymerase activity [Evidence IEA];~go_function: GO:0046983 - protein dimerization activity [Evidence IEA];~go_process: GO:0006351 - transcription, DNA-templated [Evidence IEA]) gives MAPLVPSQEELDRRRIVDINPETVSNIPSTDFPGHWPGESHEWSLEKFKNDLKIDFHRNERFEASFSLIGVDASIANAFRRILMAEVPSIAIEYVFVHNNTSVIQDEVLAQRLGLIPLKGSVEGINWMRWFKKPTDDDPNGSNPADYNTIVLRLDVECTKNPNADPEEDDPRKLYKNAHVYAKDITFHPVGRQEQFFAGDDAIQPVNPDILVAKLRPGQSIEMELHCIKGIGADHAKFSPVATATYRLLPDIKILRPIIGDDAKKFAKCFPSGVIGLEKVTREEAKQKDSGYEGHEGELKAVVVDPFKDTVSRECLRHEEFQGKVKLGRVRDHFIFNIESVGQFESDTLFLESVKVLKLKCARWKRGLTDLMR, from the exons ATGGCGCCTCTCGTTCCCTCGCAGGAGGAGCTTGATCGCAGAAGG ATCGTTGACATCAACCCAGAGAccgtctccaacatcccctccacAGATTTCCCTGGTCATTGGCCCGGCGAGTCGCACGAATGGTCCCTCGAAAAGTTCAAGAAT GATCTCAAGATCGACTTCCACCGCAACGAGCGTTTCGAagcttccttctctctcatcGGAGTCGACGCCTCCATTGCCAATGCCTTCCGTCGTATTCTCATGGCCGAGGTGCCCAGCATCGCCATCGAATACGTTTTCgtccacaacaacacctctGTCATCCAGGATGAGGTTCTCGCACAACGTCTGGGTCTGATTCCCCTCAAGGGTTCCGTGGAGGGCATCAACTGGATGCGCTGGTTCAAGAAGCCCACCGACGACGATCCCAATGGCAGCAACCCCGCCGACTACAACACCATCGTCTTGCGCTTGGACGTCGAATGTACCAAGAACCCCAACGCGGAcccggaggaagatgatcccCGCAAGCTCTACAAGAATGCGCACGTCTACGCCAAAGATATCACTTTCCACCCCGTCGGTCGCCAGGAACAATTCTTTGCTGGTGATGACGCAATCCAGCCTGTCAACCCGGACATCCTGGTCGCCAAGCTCCGTCCTGGTCAGTCGATCGAGATGGAACTTCACTGTATCAAGGGTATCGGTGCCGACCACGCCAAATTCTCCCCCGTCGCCACGGCTACCTACCGTCTACTCCCCGACATCAAGATCCTCCGCCCCATCATTGGAGACGATGCCAAGAAGTTCGCCAAGTGCTTCCCTAGCGGTGTCATTGGCCTCGAGAAGGTCACCCGTGAGGAAGCCAAGCAGAAGGACAGCGGATATGAGGGCCACGAGGGCGAATTGAAGGCAGTTGTTGTGGATCCCTTCAAGGATACCGTCAGCAGAGAGTGTCTGAGACACGAGGAGTTCCAGGGCAAGGTCAAGCTCGGTCGCGTCCGCGACCACTTCATCTTTAACATCGAGAGTGTTGGCCAGTTCGAAAGCGATACCCTCTTCCTGGAGAGTGTCAAGGTCCTGAAGCTGAAATGCGCAAGATGGAAGCGGGGCTTGACGGACCTTATGCGCTAA